A portion of the Bacteroides faecium genome contains these proteins:
- a CDS encoding VIT1/CCC1 transporter family protein, which translates to MNLVQQDINNFIRFQRNEITESILYERLALIEKDTNNSRTLKLIAAEEKSHYNILKKYTGKDVAPDYKRIARFYLLARTLGLTFAIKLMESSEENAHSNYDKYANIPDLQRLAQDEEVHEQKLIALINEERLEYMGSVVLGLNDALVEFTGALAGFTLALNDSKLIALTGSITGIAAALSMASSEYLSTKSEGDDKKHPVKAAVYTGIAYLITVVSLVAPFILISNVIIALAVMLSMALVIIALFNYYYSVARGESFRKRFTEMAVLSFSVAGISFLIGYALKTFTGIDA; encoded by the coding sequence ATGAATTTGGTTCAACAAGACATTAATAACTTCATTCGTTTTCAACGGAATGAAATTACCGAAAGTATTCTATACGAGCGGCTTGCGCTGATAGAAAAAGACACAAACAACAGCAGGACGCTCAAACTGATTGCCGCGGAAGAAAAGTCACATTATAACATTCTCAAAAAATATACAGGAAAAGATGTTGCTCCTGATTATAAACGTATTGCCCGCTTCTATCTTTTGGCACGCACGCTAGGGCTTACTTTCGCTATCAAACTGATGGAGTCAAGCGAGGAAAATGCCCACAGCAATTATGACAAATACGCGAATATTCCCGATTTGCAACGTCTTGCCCAGGACGAAGAGGTGCACGAGCAGAAGTTGATTGCACTTATCAATGAAGAACGGCTGGAATATATGGGTTCCGTCGTGTTGGGATTGAATGACGCATTAGTGGAGTTTACCGGTGCACTGGCAGGATTCACACTGGCTTTGAACGATAGTAAGCTAATCGCACTTACCGGTAGTATCACAGGAATTGCCGCTGCATTATCCATGGCTTCATCCGAGTATCTTTCGACCAAGTCGGAAGGGGACGATAAGAAACATCCTGTAAAAGCAGCCGTTTACACAGGTATTGCCTATCTGATTACAGTTGTGTCATTAGTCGCTCCGTTTATACTTATCAGTAATGTAATCATAGCCCTGGCAGTGATGCTAAGCATGGCACTTGTCATTATAGCGCTTTTCAATTACTATTACTCGGTAGCCCGCGGAGAAAGTTTCCGAAAGCGGTTTACCGAAATGGCCGTACTTAGTTTCAGTGTAGCAGGCATCAGCTTCCTGATTGGCTACGCCTTGAAAACGTTTACCGGCATTGATGCTTGA